From the Streptomyces syringium genome, one window contains:
- a CDS encoding EXPERA domain-containing protein → MRLLADSPPTPVRRPALGPGDRLVLGFLAFSLTVALSLELYFVLHFQDMHERHDLFARGFQLYGAGDRTYSGQGDIYLPFALETINVFLVQILNCALGYAIVRPRAWRHPLQLAIGSYLSGSVVIYFWHAHAAGYPDMPEHRFWNYVLFYTPNLPWLVGNLWMSAASFGALVRAVKKN, encoded by the coding sequence ATGCGACTGCTCGCGGACTCGCCGCCCACACCGGTGCGACGGCCCGCACTGGGACCGGGCGACCGCCTGGTTCTGGGCTTCCTCGCCTTCAGCCTCACGGTGGCGCTCTCCCTGGAGCTCTACTTCGTCCTCCACTTCCAGGACATGCACGAGCGGCACGATCTGTTCGCACGCGGATTCCAGCTCTACGGAGCGGGAGACCGCACATACTCGGGGCAGGGCGACATCTATCTCCCCTTCGCTCTGGAGACCATCAACGTATTCCTCGTCCAGATACTCAACTGCGCACTCGGTTATGCCATCGTGCGCCCGCGCGCCTGGCGCCACCCCCTCCAGCTCGCCATCGGCTCGTACCTCTCCGGCTCGGTCGTCATCTACTTCTGGCACGCCCACGCGGCGGGATATCCCGACATGCCGGAGCACAGGTTCTGGAACTACGTCCTCTTCTACACCCCGAACCTCCCCTGGCTCGTGGGCAACCTCTGGATGTCCGCCGCCTCGTTCGGGGCCCTTGTCCGCGCCGTGAAGAAAAATTGA
- a CDS encoding cytochrome P450, which yields MTTGTFAAGSRDTVPAPRLPARHLPWLGPLPAFYRDPVAMLRAAREQVGNAFAFPLLGQDIVFVCGPEAHAEVFEADEAVLSPREAYRFMAPVFGRGIGYDAATPEEMDAQIAPIRPALGSRNLDTYARVMEAEVRAQVARWPAEGEIDLLAELNRTTVAIATRCLIGEEFHGRMGPELPRLYHELESGIRLAGMLSPKVPIPAFRRRDRARAAIAEAIGEAIAERRGRPPGDGPVGLPDFPSGAAPGQDMLAVLLAARTPDGHPLPDRIVTGILIAMIFAGQHTSAVLATWTGVLLMRHPEYVPRLRSEQQELWTPGSPLGTRVLHRMELLDNCVREAERLHPPLILLMRKALRDTTIRGHHVPAGALVMVSPAVAHRMPEVFRDPDRFDPSRYGAGRAEHRRPYGLIGFGGGKHRCIGLAFAYLQVKAVWSVLLREVDLWPVTSYAPDYSTFVPAPTAPCTVRYRKRSMETS from the coding sequence ATGACGACCGGAACCTTCGCGGCGGGCAGCCGGGACACCGTCCCCGCGCCCCGCCTGCCGGCCCGCCACCTGCCGTGGCTGGGCCCCCTGCCTGCGTTCTACCGCGACCCGGTCGCCATGCTGCGCGCCGCACGGGAACAGGTCGGCAACGCCTTCGCCTTCCCCTTGCTGGGCCAGGACATCGTCTTCGTCTGCGGACCCGAGGCGCATGCCGAGGTGTTTGAAGCGGACGAGGCGGTCCTCAGCCCGCGGGAGGCCTATCGCTTCATGGCGCCGGTCTTCGGGCGCGGCATCGGTTACGACGCCGCCACCCCGGAGGAGATGGATGCGCAGATCGCGCCCATCCGGCCCGCACTCGGCTCCCGGAACCTCGACACGTACGCCCGCGTCATGGAGGCGGAGGTACGGGCCCAGGTGGCGCGCTGGCCGGCGGAGGGCGAGATCGACCTGCTCGCCGAGCTGAACCGGACGACCGTGGCCATCGCCACGCGTTGTCTCATCGGAGAGGAGTTCCACGGCCGCATGGGCCCGGAGCTGCCCCGCCTCTACCACGAACTGGAAAGCGGCATCCGGCTCGCGGGCATGCTCAGTCCCAAGGTACCGATCCCCGCGTTCCGGCGCCGCGACCGGGCCCGCGCGGCCATCGCCGAGGCCATCGGCGAGGCCATCGCGGAACGCCGCGGACGGCCTCCGGGGGACGGGCCCGTCGGCCTCCCCGATTTCCCTTCCGGCGCCGCCCCCGGGCAGGACATGCTCGCCGTGCTGCTCGCGGCCCGCACCCCGGACGGTCACCCGCTGCCCGACCGCATCGTGACCGGCATCCTGATCGCAATGATCTTCGCCGGCCAGCACACGAGCGCGGTGCTCGCCACCTGGACCGGCGTGCTGCTCATGCGCCACCCCGAGTACGTCCCACGGCTGCGCTCCGAGCAGCAGGAGCTGTGGACACCCGGCAGCCCGCTCGGCACCCGGGTCCTGCACCGCATGGAACTCCTGGACAACTGCGTGCGCGAGGCCGAGCGGCTGCACCCGCCGCTGATCCTGCTGATGCGCAAGGCGCTGCGCGACACCACGATCCGCGGCCACCACGTGCCGGCCGGGGCGCTTGTCATGGTCTCCCCCGCGGTGGCGCACCGCATGCCCGAGGTGTTCCGCGACCCCGATCGCTTCGACCCCTCCCGCTACGGGGCCGGGCGCGCCGAGCACCGCCGCCCCTACGGCCTCATCGGCTTCGGCGGGGGCAAGCACCGCTGCATCGGACTCGCCTTCGCCTATCTCCAGGTCAAGGCGGTGTGGAGCGTCTTGCTGCGCGAGGTGGACCTGTGGCCCGTCACGTCCTACGCGCCGGACTACTCGACCTTCGTCCCCGCCCCGACCGCCCCCTGCACCGTCCGTTACCGCAAGCGTTCCATGGAGACGTCGTGA
- a CDS encoding aromatic ring-hydroxylating oxygenase subunit alpha yields the protein MTGDARRARTARPGPPGPPAFTEAQSKRARVRAAGMDPDYWYAVAHESELPRGKTLATRFWGHPIVVYRGADGTLHALEDRCAHRQLKLSGGEVNGCHLTCTYHGWSYDGDGNVVHYAHDLFGRARPEAKVAGYPVTSRHGLIWIFPGEPALAPVRTIPAIPELSGRRPWARLDASFTWQAHHSMIIDNVSDFTHSYLHRRFRPFWDAKLTRHELIGDRVELSYATHVGGGRLTSRFVDRRQVDTTSIELAFDYPYQRSDTGGSIKHWCFVLPMDRRTSRVFFIFYFDAVRIPGTRWTVPRRLLPLFMRVAGALVVKPLLGEDGEAVESEQLGYETHYAAPILELNPAVGLFQDLTIRKWEEFLDRDRARPRPSGIATADGRVVPSRHDSRHDR from the coding sequence GTGACCGGCGACGCCCGGCGCGCCCGGACGGCACGTCCGGGACCGCCCGGGCCCCCGGCATTCACCGAGGCCCAGAGCAAGCGGGCCAGGGTACGGGCAGCCGGCATGGATCCCGACTACTGGTACGCCGTCGCCCATGAAAGCGAACTGCCCCGCGGCAAGACCCTGGCCACCCGTTTCTGGGGCCATCCCATCGTGGTCTACCGCGGTGCGGACGGCACCCTGCACGCTCTGGAGGACCGCTGCGCGCACCGGCAACTGAAACTCTCCGGCGGTGAGGTCAACGGCTGCCATCTGACCTGCACCTACCACGGCTGGTCCTACGACGGCGACGGCAACGTCGTGCACTACGCCCACGACCTGTTCGGCCGCGCCCGGCCCGAGGCCAAGGTGGCCGGCTATCCGGTGACCTCCCGGCACGGCCTGATCTGGATCTTCCCGGGTGAGCCGGCGCTGGCCCCTGTGCGGACCATCCCGGCCATCCCGGAATTGTCGGGGCGCAGGCCGTGGGCCCGGCTGGACGCCTCGTTCACCTGGCAGGCCCATCACTCGATGATCATCGACAATGTCAGCGACTTCACCCATAGCTATCTGCACCGCCGCTTCCGCCCCTTCTGGGACGCCAAGCTCACCCGCCACGAGCTGATCGGAGACCGGGTGGAACTGTCGTACGCGACCCACGTGGGCGGGGGCCGCCTCACCTCCCGCTTCGTGGACCGGCGCCAGGTGGACACCACCTCCATCGAGCTTGCCTTCGACTACCCCTACCAGCGCTCCGACACCGGCGGGTCGATCAAACACTGGTGCTTCGTGCTGCCGATGGACCGGCGCACCAGCCGGGTGTTCTTCATCTTCTACTTCGACGCGGTGAGGATCCCCGGCACCCGGTGGACGGTGCCCCGCAGACTGCTGCCGCTGTTCATGCGCGTGGCCGGAGCGCTCGTCGTCAAACCCTTGCTGGGCGAGGACGGCGAGGCCGTCGAGTCGGAACAGCTCGGCTACGAGACCCACTACGCCGCCCCCATTCTCGAACTCAACCCCGCGGTGGGCCTCTTCCAGGACCTCACCATCCGCAAATGGGAGGAATTCCTCGACCGCGACCGAGCCCGGCCCCGCCCCTCCGGCATCGCCACCGCCGACGGGCGCGTCGTCCCCTCGCGCCACGATTCACGCCACGATCGCTGA
- a CDS encoding prenyltransferase/squalene oxidase repeat-containing protein, giving the protein MATPDTATSDSAAFIPVPGAHRAYRAACGRLLGLQHESGAWEGEMEWSTMILSQYVIVMHILERPPDEPERQAILQCYRTTRTAEGGWGMHPQAPPSAYGTTLAYVALRLLGTEPHDPLAAGARQWIHAQPGGVHAVPQWGFFWLALLGLVPYRQVVPLPPEMMLLPKWAPLHPERLLGWTRMLYQAMAYLYGAKFRADLGAVARDLRRELFAAPGTGAGAPPARSTDVYVVGGRALRLLQRCLHGWERVHSPRLRRAGLERCHRSVVDEQHASPHHGLSSVNALVECLVLFARDRQHPLLEDAVARLRYWCWEDDRGLRVCGDRSLVWDTSFAVEALLSGGAACPEHEPDGRLGPALDRAHAFLREAQITTYTGRVPPLRTVRHGWAFSDGHSRWPVSDCTAEAVGALLRAQDATGLGTHRIPASAHLDRHAMRGALKVMLDRQNPDGGFGTLDRRRAGEWMEALNPTEMFAGCMVDASSVECTGSVLTALCRMRPLMEPAARGRAETAITRGIAFIRASQNHDGSFSGTWGINYTYAAFHAARGLRAAGVPADDPTMTALARWLQETQLGDGGWGEDWRSCLERRYLALDGGLPEMTAWAVLAGLDTLGPRHPAVENGVRWLCTHQQADGSWTGGHVNGVFFTTMMLVYRLYPVYFPAMAIGRYLRSVAPSSPSSSPSPGGRP; this is encoded by the coding sequence ATGGCGACGCCTGACACCGCCACCAGTGACTCCGCGGCCTTCATTCCCGTGCCCGGCGCGCACCGCGCGTACCGGGCCGCCTGCGGGCGCCTGCTCGGCCTCCAGCACGAAAGCGGGGCGTGGGAGGGAGAGATGGAATGGAGCACCATGATCCTCTCCCAGTACGTCATCGTCATGCACATCCTGGAACGTCCCCCGGACGAGCCGGAACGGCAGGCGATCCTCCAGTGCTACCGGACGACCCGTACGGCTGAGGGGGGTTGGGGGATGCACCCGCAGGCCCCGCCGTCGGCGTACGGCACGACGCTGGCCTACGTGGCCCTGCGCCTGCTCGGTACCGAACCCCATGACCCCCTCGCTGCCGGTGCCAGGCAGTGGATCCACGCACAGCCGGGCGGCGTCCACGCCGTTCCGCAATGGGGATTCTTCTGGCTCGCGCTGCTGGGCCTGGTGCCCTACCGGCAGGTGGTACCGCTTCCCCCTGAGATGATGCTCCTCCCCAAGTGGGCACCCTTGCACCCCGAACGGCTGCTGGGCTGGACCCGGATGCTCTACCAGGCCATGGCCTACCTGTACGGCGCGAAGTTCCGTGCGGACCTGGGCGCTGTCGCCCGTGACCTCCGGCGGGAGTTGTTCGCCGCCCCGGGCACAGGAGCCGGTGCCCCACCCGCCCGAAGCACGGACGTGTACGTGGTCGGCGGTCGCGCACTGCGCCTGCTGCAGCGGTGCCTGCACGGATGGGAGCGGGTGCACAGTCCCCGCCTGCGCCGCGCCGGGCTGGAGCGCTGTCACCGCTCCGTCGTCGATGAGCAGCACGCTTCGCCGCACCACGGCCTGTCTTCGGTGAATGCCCTGGTCGAGTGCCTGGTGCTGTTCGCACGGGACCGGCAGCACCCCTTGCTGGAGGACGCCGTCGCCCGCCTGCGCTACTGGTGTTGGGAGGACGATCGCGGTCTGCGCGTCTGCGGGGACCGGTCCCTCGTATGGGACACCTCCTTCGCCGTGGAAGCACTGCTGTCGGGAGGTGCGGCATGCCCGGAGCACGAACCGGACGGCAGGCTGGGCCCGGCGCTCGACCGGGCGCACGCCTTCCTGCGCGAGGCGCAGATCACCACGTACACCGGACGGGTACCGCCCCTGCGCACCGTCCGCCACGGCTGGGCGTTTTCCGACGGTCACAGCCGCTGGCCCGTGAGCGACTGCACGGCTGAAGCCGTGGGCGCCCTGTTGCGGGCGCAGGATGCGACCGGTCTCGGCACCCACCGGATTCCGGCGTCTGCCCACCTCGACCGGCACGCCATGCGCGGCGCGTTGAAAGTCATGCTGGACCGGCAGAACCCCGACGGCGGGTTTGGCACCCTCGACCGTCGGCGTGCCGGCGAATGGATGGAGGCGCTCAACCCGACGGAGATGTTCGCCGGGTGCATGGTCGACGCGTCCTCGGTCGAATGTACCGGCTCCGTCCTCACCGCCCTGTGCCGCATGCGGCCTCTGATGGAACCGGCCGCGCGCGGCCGGGCCGAAACGGCGATCACACGAGGCATCGCCTTCATCCGCGCGTCCCAGAACCACGACGGGTCCTTCAGCGGAACGTGGGGCATCAACTACACCTACGCCGCCTTCCACGCCGCCCGGGGGCTGCGCGCCGCGGGGGTCCCGGCCGACGACCCGACGATGACCGCGCTGGCCCGCTGGCTGCAGGAGACCCAGCTCGGGGACGGCGGTTGGGGGGAGGACTGGCGAAGTTGCCTCGAACGCCGTTACCTCGCGCTCGACGGGGGCCTGCCCGAGATGACCGCCTGGGCGGTCCTGGCCGGGCTCGACACGCTCGGCCCCCGGCACCCCGCCGTCGAGAACGGCGTCCGCTGGCTGTGCACCCACCAGCAGGCGGACGGCTCCTGGACAGGTGGCCACGTCAATGGTGTCTTCTTCACCACGATGATGCTCGTCTACCGCCTCTACCCGGTGTACTTCCCGGCCATGGCCATCGGCCGCTACCTGCGGTCCGTCGCCCCCTCTTCTCCGAGTTCTTCTCCGAGCCCCGGGGGCCGGCCATGA
- a CDS encoding NAD-dependent epimerase/dehydratase family protein, which translates to MTGASGHLGANLARRLLFDGHEVRALVWPSVSAGEALAGLPIRRAVGDVRDPEAVAAAVAGCEGVYHCAARISTTARGHREIHAVNVLGTRNVLEAARQHGVRRVVVTGSFSATGPTPGRASTERDLHYPFGAHTPYTRSKVLVEHECCKAAAQGLEVVVAVSTAIIGPHDYVPSRMGRVLLDFAHGRLFAYMPGGFEFVSVQDLVEGHLLAMERGLSGHKYLLSTEFRTVEQMMDLYARATGRPKPRLRIPPPAMGALARLAEGPRSVLTPHREARFTPAAVRFLRSERRADCSLSREALGYRPTDISTAVEQAYRCFVDRGLVERRRAAMRTPRPTVRRGRDVGVGPR; encoded by the coding sequence GTGACAGGCGCAAGCGGGCATCTCGGTGCGAACCTTGCGCGACGCCTGCTTTTCGACGGTCATGAAGTCCGGGCATTGGTGTGGCCCTCCGTATCAGCCGGCGAGGCGCTGGCCGGCCTCCCGATCCGCCGAGCGGTCGGCGACGTGCGGGACCCGGAGGCGGTCGCGGCCGCCGTCGCAGGCTGTGAGGGCGTGTACCACTGCGCGGCGCGCATTTCGACGACGGCGCGCGGACATCGCGAAATCCATGCGGTCAATGTGCTGGGCACGCGCAATGTGCTGGAAGCGGCGCGGCAGCACGGCGTGCGCCGGGTCGTGGTGACCGGGTCGTTCAGCGCCACGGGCCCGACCCCGGGGCGGGCCAGCACCGAGCGCGACCTGCACTACCCCTTTGGAGCCCACACCCCGTACACGCGCAGCAAGGTGCTGGTGGAACACGAATGCTGCAAGGCCGCGGCCCAGGGCCTCGAGGTGGTGGTCGCGGTATCGACGGCGATCATCGGCCCGCACGACTATGTCCCGTCCCGGATGGGGCGCGTGCTGCTCGACTTCGCGCACGGCAGGCTGTTCGCCTACATGCCCGGCGGCTTCGAGTTCGTCTCCGTCCAGGACCTCGTAGAAGGCCACCTGCTGGCCATGGAACGCGGCCTGTCGGGTCATAAGTACCTGCTGTCCACCGAATTCCGCACGGTCGAGCAGATGATGGACCTCTACGCACGGGCCACCGGGCGCCCCAAGCCGCGCCTACGGATTCCCCCACCGGCCATGGGGGCGCTGGCCCGGCTTGCCGAGGGACCGCGGTCGGTGCTGACGCCGCACCGGGAAGCGCGCTTCACCCCCGCGGCCGTTCGCTTCCTGCGCTCCGAGCGGCGGGCGGACTGTTCCCTCAGCCGGGAGGCTCTGGGCTACCGACCGACAGACATCTCCACTGCCGTCGAGCAGGCCTACCGCTGCTTCGTGGACCGCGGGCTGGTGGAGCGGCGCCGGGCAGCGATGCGCACGCCCCGCCCCACCGTGCGGCGCGGGCGGGACGTGGGGGTGGGGCCACGATGA
- a CDS encoding cytochrome P450: MTGDHEPLPPGGRELPALDGGLPLIGHGIPFFRDPVGFLARVHSSRGEAVAFSLPGRRMASFCGPQANALILGLQDDTEVDRHLFYDPLLAPLLGPGVGLTAPSELMKWQHSLLLPLLRRDALTRHIPVMFDEVERYVAPWDGHGTFDLLAVMRDLSARIAACCLIGPRFGRTMGPALPRLLGRLEAALFAFAVIGPRGPLPHGLADRARETLVHAIKEIAPRDCPEGSERSHFEELMRATGPGGSSLDEDTAAALMVNWLFAAVPTTALAAWTGVLVLQHPQWLPVLRAEQEAAFADYPPTTLSALHKLERLSHCLLEAERLHPPIVVLPRPAARDLNIHGYRVPRGYVVCASPGLSHRLTSVFRRPEAFDPDRYLPDRAEHRTTPQALIGFGGGRHPCLGATLAQQTIKVIWSALLRAFDFELADPEVREARTTVMRLPRRPCTVRYRRRKR; encoded by the coding sequence ATGACCGGTGACCACGAACCGCTCCCGCCCGGCGGTCGGGAACTCCCCGCTCTCGACGGCGGTCTGCCGCTGATCGGTCACGGGATCCCCTTCTTCCGGGACCCTGTGGGCTTCCTGGCGCGTGTGCACAGCAGCCGGGGCGAAGCCGTGGCCTTCTCACTGCCGGGCCGGCGGATGGCGTCGTTCTGCGGGCCACAGGCGAACGCCCTCATCCTGGGCCTGCAAGACGACACGGAAGTGGACCGCCACCTCTTCTACGACCCGCTTCTGGCCCCTCTGCTGGGCCCAGGTGTGGGCCTCACAGCTCCCTCCGAGCTCATGAAATGGCAGCACTCCCTGCTGCTGCCCCTGCTCCGACGCGATGCCCTGACCCGGCACATCCCGGTCATGTTCGACGAGGTCGAGCGCTATGTCGCCCCATGGGACGGGCACGGCACGTTCGATCTCCTGGCAGTGATGCGGGACTTGAGCGCACGCATCGCCGCCTGTTGTCTGATCGGTCCCCGGTTCGGCCGGACCATGGGTCCGGCCCTTCCCAGGCTGCTGGGCCGACTGGAGGCAGCTCTCTTCGCGTTCGCTGTGATCGGCCCCCGCGGTCCCCTGCCCCATGGCCTGGCCGACCGGGCACGAGAGACCCTCGTCCATGCCATCAAGGAGATCGCCCCCCGCGACTGCCCCGAGGGCAGCGAGCGCAGCCATTTCGAGGAACTCATGCGTGCGACGGGGCCCGGCGGCAGTTCCCTGGACGAGGACACCGCCGCCGCCCTCATGGTCAACTGGCTGTTCGCCGCGGTTCCTACCACTGCCCTTGCCGCCTGGACGGGAGTCCTCGTGCTCCAGCACCCCCAGTGGCTGCCCGTGCTGCGCGCGGAGCAGGAAGCAGCCTTCGCGGACTACCCGCCGACCACCCTTTCGGCACTCCACAAACTCGAGCGGCTGAGCCACTGCCTCCTGGAGGCCGAACGCCTGCACCCGCCCATCGTGGTGCTCCCGCGCCCGGCCGCGCGGGACCTGAACATCCACGGCTACCGGGTACCGCGCGGCTACGTGGTGTGTGCCTCACCGGGGCTGTCGCACCGCCTGACGAGTGTGTTCCGCCGTCCCGAGGCATTCGATCCCGACCGGTACCTTCCGGACCGTGCGGAACACCGCACCACTCCCCAGGCCCTGATCGGTTTCGGCGGAGGCCGGCACCCCTGCCTGGGCGCGACCCTCGCCCAGCAAACGATCAAAGTCATCTGGAGCGCCCTCCTGCGCGCGTTCGACTTCGAGCTCGCCGATCCCGAGGTCCGCGAGGCCCGCACCACTGTGATGCGCCTGCCCCGTCGACCGTGCACGGTGCGATACCGCCGCAGGAAACGATGA
- a CDS encoding class I SAM-dependent methyltransferase: MTESTEVALDRYRQLAAGGDCARSGHYRDLVTSYYDLVTDLYLEGWGASHHFAPLKPGDSHVEALAARQKFLADRAGLRPGMKVLDVGSGVGGPALNIAGISGAHVTGLDLTPVRVEHARRRARDLGLQERTTFVDGDAMHMPFADASFDVVYAFEAICHAADKDRTHAEIARVLTPGGLSIGYEWLADDGLTTEEIHRLIEPVCRYYALPHLTTPGGLAGQLRRAGFTDVVVGDAEATGDLTSTWDYLDTLADLGEQLDDSPVRQFMVQGARALTRAAREGAFLIEFWEARRPGTPGA, from the coding sequence ATGACCGAATCCACCGAGGTGGCGCTCGACCGCTACCGGCAACTGGCCGCGGGAGGCGACTGCGCACGCAGCGGCCACTACCGCGACCTCGTGACGTCCTACTACGACCTGGTCACCGATCTGTACCTGGAAGGCTGGGGAGCGTCCCACCACTTCGCCCCCCTCAAGCCCGGCGACTCGCACGTCGAGGCCCTGGCCGCGCGCCAGAAGTTCCTCGCCGACCGTGCGGGTCTGCGCCCCGGAATGAAGGTCCTGGACGTGGGCAGCGGGGTGGGCGGTCCGGCACTCAACATCGCCGGTATCTCCGGCGCCCACGTGACGGGCCTGGACCTCACCCCGGTGCGCGTGGAGCACGCCCGCCGACGGGCCCGCGACCTCGGCCTGCAGGAGCGGACCACGTTCGTCGACGGTGACGCAATGCACATGCCCTTCGCCGACGCCTCGTTCGACGTCGTCTACGCCTTCGAGGCCATCTGCCACGCGGCCGACAAGGACCGCACCCACGCCGAGATCGCCCGGGTCCTCACCCCGGGCGGACTCTCGATCGGTTACGAGTGGCTGGCCGACGACGGACTGACCACCGAGGAAATCCACCGCCTCATCGAGCCGGTCTGCCGCTACTACGCCCTGCCGCACCTCACCACGCCGGGCGGGCTCGCCGGACAACTGCGGCGAGCGGGCTTCACCGACGTCGTCGTGGGCGACGCCGAAGCGACGGGAGACCTCACCTCCACCTGGGACTACCTGGACACGCTGGCCGATCTCGGTGAACAGCTCGACGACTCCCCAGTCCGGCAGTTCATGGTCCAAGGGGCCCGCGCACTGACACGGGCCGCCCGGGAAGGAGCCTTCCTCATCGAGTTCTGGGAGGCTCGCAGGCCAGGAACGCCGGGCGCGTAG
- a CDS encoding FAD-binding oxidoreductase, producing MSQTSVPRSAQWLADHRWLYVVPVLLPLSKAYALAEALSSRLLRRRAGVLRRHRRQVARMQVRVRERERQGDAGLLCTARPQWRSMSHSRNESYKRGAFLVPAQLDGILQVDAERGTVTVGPAVTMGRLTAALPRGWTLPVVPEMEDLTVGGLIMGYGIETSSHRYGLFADNVESCEVLLANGEVVAADRTRHADLFHALPWSRGTLGLLTSVRLRMVPASPWVRLSYHRLGSAAALTECIASRSAGPNPPDFVEGFHFSPTECVVVTGTFADRPRAGDGVVNRMGRWYKPWYYEHARARCRLRRNVEYVPLRDFYFRHSRSIYWAAEMLVPTGNHPLFRYALGWLMPPKVAFLKRTETPGIRQLYLQKTATQEALVPVRTLPEAIEKCREAFHVDRMWLCPVTLRRSDPEGLVSPSTADGLYVDIAVVFETPEPVRLGLPWDARQATREFEAWLRDNGGFQVPYVASHMTRDEFWSMFDGRTYLAARKKYGAEGSFLDIHDKAGCN from the coding sequence ATGAGCCAGACGTCCGTCCCCCGCTCCGCCCAGTGGCTGGCCGACCACCGCTGGCTGTACGTGGTCCCGGTCCTGCTGCCCCTGTCCAAGGCGTACGCACTGGCCGAAGCGCTGTCCTCCAGGCTGCTCCGTCGCCGGGCAGGTGTGTTACGGCGCCACCGGCGGCAGGTGGCCCGCATGCAGGTCCGTGTGCGTGAGCGCGAGCGGCAGGGCGACGCAGGGCTGCTGTGCACCGCACGTCCGCAGTGGCGGTCGATGTCGCACTCCCGCAACGAGTCCTACAAGCGTGGGGCTTTTTTGGTGCCGGCGCAGCTGGACGGCATTCTCCAGGTGGATGCGGAGCGCGGAACCGTGACGGTCGGTCCGGCGGTCACCATGGGGCGTCTGACGGCCGCGCTGCCGCGTGGCTGGACCCTGCCGGTGGTACCGGAGATGGAGGACCTCACCGTCGGCGGCCTCATCATGGGCTACGGCATCGAGACGTCCTCCCACCGCTACGGTCTGTTCGCGGACAACGTGGAATCCTGCGAGGTCCTCCTGGCCAACGGTGAGGTGGTGGCGGCGGACCGCACCCGCCACGCGGACCTCTTCCACGCCCTGCCCTGGAGCCGCGGCACCCTGGGGCTGCTGACCTCCGTGCGGCTGCGGATGGTCCCTGCCTCCCCGTGGGTCCGCCTCTCCTACCACCGGCTCGGCAGCGCGGCCGCGCTCACCGAGTGCATCGCGTCCCGTTCCGCCGGCCCCAACCCACCCGACTTCGTGGAGGGCTTCCACTTCTCCCCGACGGAATGCGTCGTGGTCACCGGAACATTCGCCGACCGTCCGCGCGCCGGCGACGGCGTGGTCAACCGGATGGGGCGGTGGTACAAGCCCTGGTACTACGAGCACGCCCGGGCGCGGTGCCGACTGCGGCGCAACGTCGAGTACGTGCCGTTGCGGGACTTCTACTTCCGGCACAGTCGCAGCATTTACTGGGCGGCCGAGATGCTCGTCCCGACCGGCAACCATCCGCTGTTCCGGTACGCCCTGGGCTGGCTGATGCCGCCCAAGGTCGCGTTCCTCAAGCGCACCGAGACGCCGGGGATCCGTCAGCTGTACCTGCAGAAAACGGCGACGCAGGAGGCCCTCGTCCCTGTGCGGACACTGCCGGAGGCGATCGAGAAGTGCCGCGAGGCATTCCACGTGGACCGCATGTGGCTGTGCCCGGTCACGCTGCGCCGCTCGGATCCGGAGGGCCTGGTGAGTCCGAGTACCGCGGACGGGCTCTACGTCGATATCGCCGTCGTCTTCGAGACGCCGGAACCGGTCCGGCTCGGCCTGCCGTGGGACGCCCGGCAGGCCACCCGGGAATTCGAGGCCTGGCTGCGGGACAACGGCGGGTTCCAGGTCCCCTATGTGGCATCGCACATGACACGCGATGAGTTCTGGTCCATGTTCGACGGCCGAACCTATCTCGCCGCGCGCAAGAAGTACGGGGCGGAAGGCTCCTTCCTCGACATCCACGACAAGGCCGGCTGCAACTGA